In one window of Primulina tabacum isolate GXHZ01 chromosome 8, ASM2559414v2, whole genome shotgun sequence DNA:
- the LOC142553976 gene encoding uncharacterized protein LOC142553976 isoform X1 encodes MAGEKDIKKSEQTALGQISDSSIKLPEKDMVKDGGQSDSVTSESGVKGAIDHSPVSEQGAYYPPTSCYDYYYPVGYNGTFTQSADKGYFNAAGSPYTGIQSDNNTSLLYYVPGYSPYPTGYVGADGKQAFTSSEYLRQPIPYGSEAFSSYTYDSTYTGNGLSGTAARSANMKSLMTPSGSGKSNGFSAMKTNNYSGKTSPLHFNSKFQQQSASNFSKSMYQNNPINPLNKFGSGYQSTGLMRREFHPTGKFSMITDQNRRYYSQQGPASYQSHGREWNNNFRQKHRENFSRSGEFESSTELTRGPRGDNRNDPMKLPTEVEMPAPAIERSVYNSKDFQIEYVNAKFYVIKSYSEDDIHKCVKYGVWSSTPNGNKKLDAAFHEADGKAKETGVKCPIFLFFSVNGSGQFVGVAEMIGKVDFSKNMDFWQLDKWNGFFPIKWHIIKDIPNTLLRHIILENNENRAVTYSRDTQEVGLKEGLEILGIFKNYSEKTSVLDDFNFYENREKSLKAKRNAKQVSQSQTNGFNNKDFEMHLEAAGATGEKSVNTNLPDHSSLVSLTKNLSINSQTAKSSA; translated from the exons ATGGCTGGAGAGAAGGATATTAAAAAGT CTGAGCAGACTGCTCTTGGTCAGATTTCTGATTCCTCCATCAAACTTCCAGAAAAGGATATG GTGAAAGATGGAGGACAGTCGGACTCGGTTACATCTGAATCTGGAGTCAAAGGAGCGATTGATCACTCGCCAGTGTCAGAGCAGGGTGCCTATTATCCACCTACCAGCTGTTACGATTACTATTATCCAG TAGGATACAACGGTACCTTTACGCAGTCAGCAGACAAAGGTTATTTTAACGCGGCAGGTAGTCCTTACACG GGTATTCAATCAGATAATAATACTTCACTCCTGTATTATGTTCCTGGCTATAGTCCATATCCGACTGGATATGTTGGCGCTGATGGAAAGCAAGCATTTACTTCATCCGAATACCTTCGACAACCGATCCCATATGGGTCAGAAGCCTTCTCAAGCTACACATATGATTCAACCTACACCGGAAATGGCTTGAGTGGGACAGCTGCTAGATCAGCAAATATGAAGTCTTTGATGACTCCGAGTGGCTCTGGCAAGTCAAATGGATTTAGCGCCATGAAAACGAACAATTATTCCGGAAAAACTTCACCTCTGCATTTTAATTCAAAATTCCAACAGCAGTCTGCTTCAAATTTTTCAAAGTCCATGTATCAGAACAATCCTATAAATCCGCTAAACAAG TTTGGTTCTGGTTACCAATCTACTGGTCTGATGAGGAGGGAATTTCATCCTACTGGAAAATTCTCAATGATTACTGACCAAAACCGACGATATTACTCGCAACAAGGTCCCGCTAGTTACCAATCTCATGGTAGAGAATGGAATAACAACTTCAGGCAGAAACATAGAGAAAATTTCAGCCGAAGTGGAGAATTTGAAAGCTCAACAGAGCTTACTCGAGGCCCTCGGGGTGACAATAGGAACGATCCAATGAAGTTACCCACGGAGGTTGAAATGCCAGCCCCGGCTATTGAAAGGAGTGTATATAACTCGAAAGATTTTCAGATTGAATATGTTAATGCCAAGTTTTACGTCATCAAATCTTACAGTGAGGATGACATTCACAAATGCGTCAAATATGGTGTGTGGTCAAGTACTCCAAATGGGAACAAGAAACTGGATGCTGCTTTCCATGAAGCAGACGGTAAAGCAAAGGAAACAGGTGTGAAATGTCCCATCTTCCTATTTTTTTCG GTTAATGGGAGTGGACAATTTGTGGGTGTTGCTGAGATGATTGGGAAGGTAGATTTCAGCAAAAATATGGACTTTTGGCAGCTCGATAAGTGGAATGGTTTCTTTCCAATAAAGTGGCACATAATTAAAGACATCCCTAACACGCTGCTGCGACACATTATCCTTGAGAACAATGAAAACAGAGCTGTAACTTATAGTAGGGATACTCAAGAG GTTGGATTGAAAGAAGGGCTAGAAATTCTAGGCATATTCAAGAATTACTCTGAAAAGACATCTGTGCTAGACGACTTCAATTTCTATGAGAATCGGGAGAAGTCTCTGAAAGCTAAGAGGAATGCCAAACAAGTTTCTCAATCTCAAACAAATGGTTTTAACAATAAAGATTTTGAG ATGCATTTGGAGGCAGCAGGGGCGACTGGCGAAAAGTCTGTAAATACGAACCTGCCAGATCATTCATCTCTTGTTTCTTTAACGAAAAATCTCTCGATCAATTCCCAAACAGCGAAGAGTAGTGCATAA
- the LOC142553976 gene encoding uncharacterized protein LOC142553976 isoform X3, producing the protein MVKDGGQSDSVTSESGVKGAIDHSPVSEQGAYYPPTSCYDYYYPVGYNGTFTQSADKGYFNAAGSPYTGIQSDNNTSLLYYVPGYSPYPTGYVGADGKQAFTSSEYLRQPIPYGSEAFSSYTYDSTYTGNGLSGTAARSANMKSLMTPSGSGKSNGFSAMKTNNYSGKTSPLHFNSKFQQQSASNFSKSMYQNNPINPLNKFGSGYQSTGLMRREFHPTGKFSMITDQNRRYYSQQGPASYQSHGREWNNNFRQKHRENFSRSGEFESSTELTRGPRGDNRNDPMKLPTEVEMPAPAIERSVYNSKDFQIEYVNAKFYVIKSYSEDDIHKCVKYGVWSSTPNGNKKLDAAFHEADGKAKETGVKCPIFLFFSVNGSGQFVGVAEMIGKVDFSKNMDFWQLDKWNGFFPIKWHIIKDIPNTLLRHIILENNENRAVTYSRDTQEVGLKEGLEILGIFKNYSEKTSVLDDFNFYENREKSLKAKRNAKQVSQSQTNGFNNKDFEMHLEAAGATGEKSVNTNLPDHSSLVSLTKNLSINSQTAKSSA; encoded by the exons ATG GTGAAAGATGGAGGACAGTCGGACTCGGTTACATCTGAATCTGGAGTCAAAGGAGCGATTGATCACTCGCCAGTGTCAGAGCAGGGTGCCTATTATCCACCTACCAGCTGTTACGATTACTATTATCCAG TAGGATACAACGGTACCTTTACGCAGTCAGCAGACAAAGGTTATTTTAACGCGGCAGGTAGTCCTTACACG GGTATTCAATCAGATAATAATACTTCACTCCTGTATTATGTTCCTGGCTATAGTCCATATCCGACTGGATATGTTGGCGCTGATGGAAAGCAAGCATTTACTTCATCCGAATACCTTCGACAACCGATCCCATATGGGTCAGAAGCCTTCTCAAGCTACACATATGATTCAACCTACACCGGAAATGGCTTGAGTGGGACAGCTGCTAGATCAGCAAATATGAAGTCTTTGATGACTCCGAGTGGCTCTGGCAAGTCAAATGGATTTAGCGCCATGAAAACGAACAATTATTCCGGAAAAACTTCACCTCTGCATTTTAATTCAAAATTCCAACAGCAGTCTGCTTCAAATTTTTCAAAGTCCATGTATCAGAACAATCCTATAAATCCGCTAAACAAG TTTGGTTCTGGTTACCAATCTACTGGTCTGATGAGGAGGGAATTTCATCCTACTGGAAAATTCTCAATGATTACTGACCAAAACCGACGATATTACTCGCAACAAGGTCCCGCTAGTTACCAATCTCATGGTAGAGAATGGAATAACAACTTCAGGCAGAAACATAGAGAAAATTTCAGCCGAAGTGGAGAATTTGAAAGCTCAACAGAGCTTACTCGAGGCCCTCGGGGTGACAATAGGAACGATCCAATGAAGTTACCCACGGAGGTTGAAATGCCAGCCCCGGCTATTGAAAGGAGTGTATATAACTCGAAAGATTTTCAGATTGAATATGTTAATGCCAAGTTTTACGTCATCAAATCTTACAGTGAGGATGACATTCACAAATGCGTCAAATATGGTGTGTGGTCAAGTACTCCAAATGGGAACAAGAAACTGGATGCTGCTTTCCATGAAGCAGACGGTAAAGCAAAGGAAACAGGTGTGAAATGTCCCATCTTCCTATTTTTTTCG GTTAATGGGAGTGGACAATTTGTGGGTGTTGCTGAGATGATTGGGAAGGTAGATTTCAGCAAAAATATGGACTTTTGGCAGCTCGATAAGTGGAATGGTTTCTTTCCAATAAAGTGGCACATAATTAAAGACATCCCTAACACGCTGCTGCGACACATTATCCTTGAGAACAATGAAAACAGAGCTGTAACTTATAGTAGGGATACTCAAGAG GTTGGATTGAAAGAAGGGCTAGAAATTCTAGGCATATTCAAGAATTACTCTGAAAAGACATCTGTGCTAGACGACTTCAATTTCTATGAGAATCGGGAGAAGTCTCTGAAAGCTAAGAGGAATGCCAAACAAGTTTCTCAATCTCAAACAAATGGTTTTAACAATAAAGATTTTGAG ATGCATTTGGAGGCAGCAGGGGCGACTGGCGAAAAGTCTGTAAATACGAACCTGCCAGATCATTCATCTCTTGTTTCTTTAACGAAAAATCTCTCGATCAATTCCCAAACAGCGAAGAGTAGTGCATAA
- the LOC142553976 gene encoding uncharacterized protein LOC142553976 isoform X2 — MAGEKDIKKSEQTALGQISDSSIKLPEKDMVKDGGQSDSVTSESGVKGAIDHSPVSEQGAYYPPTSCYDYYYPGYNGTFTQSADKGYFNAAGSPYTGIQSDNNTSLLYYVPGYSPYPTGYVGADGKQAFTSSEYLRQPIPYGSEAFSSYTYDSTYTGNGLSGTAARSANMKSLMTPSGSGKSNGFSAMKTNNYSGKTSPLHFNSKFQQQSASNFSKSMYQNNPINPLNKFGSGYQSTGLMRREFHPTGKFSMITDQNRRYYSQQGPASYQSHGREWNNNFRQKHRENFSRSGEFESSTELTRGPRGDNRNDPMKLPTEVEMPAPAIERSVYNSKDFQIEYVNAKFYVIKSYSEDDIHKCVKYGVWSSTPNGNKKLDAAFHEADGKAKETGVKCPIFLFFSVNGSGQFVGVAEMIGKVDFSKNMDFWQLDKWNGFFPIKWHIIKDIPNTLLRHIILENNENRAVTYSRDTQEVGLKEGLEILGIFKNYSEKTSVLDDFNFYENREKSLKAKRNAKQVSQSQTNGFNNKDFEMHLEAAGATGEKSVNTNLPDHSSLVSLTKNLSINSQTAKSSA; from the exons ATGGCTGGAGAGAAGGATATTAAAAAGT CTGAGCAGACTGCTCTTGGTCAGATTTCTGATTCCTCCATCAAACTTCCAGAAAAGGATATG GTGAAAGATGGAGGACAGTCGGACTCGGTTACATCTGAATCTGGAGTCAAAGGAGCGATTGATCACTCGCCAGTGTCAGAGCAGGGTGCCTATTATCCACCTACCAGCTGTTACGATTACTATTATCCAG GATACAACGGTACCTTTACGCAGTCAGCAGACAAAGGTTATTTTAACGCGGCAGGTAGTCCTTACACG GGTATTCAATCAGATAATAATACTTCACTCCTGTATTATGTTCCTGGCTATAGTCCATATCCGACTGGATATGTTGGCGCTGATGGAAAGCAAGCATTTACTTCATCCGAATACCTTCGACAACCGATCCCATATGGGTCAGAAGCCTTCTCAAGCTACACATATGATTCAACCTACACCGGAAATGGCTTGAGTGGGACAGCTGCTAGATCAGCAAATATGAAGTCTTTGATGACTCCGAGTGGCTCTGGCAAGTCAAATGGATTTAGCGCCATGAAAACGAACAATTATTCCGGAAAAACTTCACCTCTGCATTTTAATTCAAAATTCCAACAGCAGTCTGCTTCAAATTTTTCAAAGTCCATGTATCAGAACAATCCTATAAATCCGCTAAACAAG TTTGGTTCTGGTTACCAATCTACTGGTCTGATGAGGAGGGAATTTCATCCTACTGGAAAATTCTCAATGATTACTGACCAAAACCGACGATATTACTCGCAACAAGGTCCCGCTAGTTACCAATCTCATGGTAGAGAATGGAATAACAACTTCAGGCAGAAACATAGAGAAAATTTCAGCCGAAGTGGAGAATTTGAAAGCTCAACAGAGCTTACTCGAGGCCCTCGGGGTGACAATAGGAACGATCCAATGAAGTTACCCACGGAGGTTGAAATGCCAGCCCCGGCTATTGAAAGGAGTGTATATAACTCGAAAGATTTTCAGATTGAATATGTTAATGCCAAGTTTTACGTCATCAAATCTTACAGTGAGGATGACATTCACAAATGCGTCAAATATGGTGTGTGGTCAAGTACTCCAAATGGGAACAAGAAACTGGATGCTGCTTTCCATGAAGCAGACGGTAAAGCAAAGGAAACAGGTGTGAAATGTCCCATCTTCCTATTTTTTTCG GTTAATGGGAGTGGACAATTTGTGGGTGTTGCTGAGATGATTGGGAAGGTAGATTTCAGCAAAAATATGGACTTTTGGCAGCTCGATAAGTGGAATGGTTTCTTTCCAATAAAGTGGCACATAATTAAAGACATCCCTAACACGCTGCTGCGACACATTATCCTTGAGAACAATGAAAACAGAGCTGTAACTTATAGTAGGGATACTCAAGAG GTTGGATTGAAAGAAGGGCTAGAAATTCTAGGCATATTCAAGAATTACTCTGAAAAGACATCTGTGCTAGACGACTTCAATTTCTATGAGAATCGGGAGAAGTCTCTGAAAGCTAAGAGGAATGCCAAACAAGTTTCTCAATCTCAAACAAATGGTTTTAACAATAAAGATTTTGAG ATGCATTTGGAGGCAGCAGGGGCGACTGGCGAAAAGTCTGTAAATACGAACCTGCCAGATCATTCATCTCTTGTTTCTTTAACGAAAAATCTCTCGATCAATTCCCAAACAGCGAAGAGTAGTGCATAA